The sequence TTCGTTTTGATTACTTTGCCGCCAGAAAGAATTTCTTCTACTTCGACTTCTCTCTTTCCCGGTGTTCCTTCCTGAACAACGACTGTTGCATCAGAAGGAAGGCCGCCGTCGTACCATTTTCTATATGTGACGGGCATCGTTTCCGTACGCTTTACCCTTTTCACTGTATATGGCACAACATGGATCTGCATGCCGCTCTTAACCTTCGTCATGCCGTCTTCCATCGGCATCATCTTCTTCCAGTTATAGCCTGCATCGTCCACTACGCCCTGGACCGTCTGCTGCGTCGTATAAACGACTCTGGATTTGCCATCTTCGATGATGGTTACAGGAACCGCTCTTTCAACAACAACCATAGAACCGTTGCTGACTTCATCTGTACTGGTCCAGTACTTGTCATAAGAATTGAGAGAAACATCAAGATCGCTGAGCACTCTCTTGAAACTGGTAGCATTCGTCGTAATGACTTGTTTTCCTTTTTCATCGTAAACGGTAACGACCTTCGCTTCGTCAGCGTTTCCGAATCCGAAAGCTGCCAGAGCCATATCTGTCTGACTGAAAGCAGCAATCAAAAGGAGAGAACCTGCTATTGTTCTTTTTGCCTTAATGAGTGTTGAAGTTTTCATAAATCTATCTCCTATGGCGTTAATTCTATCATAGGTAGACTTTTTGTCAAATTACGGATAGTTGACAATATTATAAGTTGTGTTTTATATAGATTTTATCTGATTTTATTATGAAATTATCACCAGATAAAAATGTATCTATTTTGGCTAGTATTCTATATAAGATTTTATGTTTTACCAGTATTTACCGCGTATTTTAGCATCCTTTAATTGTCAATTATGTCTATTGCAAAAAGACATTTGAGAAATATTAGAAAAATCCTTACTTAAAATCAGTAGATTTTATCGTATTTTCTTCCCTGTCAGCTGCAATTAGCACCACTAATTGTTAACCACTTCCTTTCCCCTCCTGATTTTC is a genomic window of Veillonellaceae bacterium containing:
- a CDS encoding 3D domain-containing protein, which produces MKTSTLIKAKRTIAGSLLLIAAFSQTDMALAAFGFGNADEAKVVTVYDEKGKQVITTNATSFKRVLSDLDVSLNSYDKYWTSTDEVSNGSMVVVERAVPVTIIEDGKSRVVYTTQQTVQGVVDDAGYNWKKMMPMEDGMTKVKSGMQIHVVPYTVKRVKRTETMPVTYRKWYDGGLPSDATVVVQEGTPGKREVEVEEILSGGKVIKTNIIRSNVISRGTPGMAKTGNPEGAVGWVTTMHASAYHPSDGDGYGITATGTKAGHGTVAVDPSVIPLGSKVFIPNYGEAVAADTGGAIVGNRIDLCMDTFQECYSFGRRDVEVFVNY